atgctgtagtagttcaagtagggagctgcatcagcatgcataggctgcaaaggaacaggtaatgggtttattccatgctgaaaagaaaagagaaggcttcacagtgaaaatgttgtgtttcctttcttttattttctgcatggaatacaATTACCTGTCCCTTTggatattttactgtatattcactgcATCTGCTTTATAATGATAATCTATTCAGATATACAAAGATGGATTAATCTACATTTAGTACTGTAAAATGGATAGTCCTCAGTACACTCACTGAAACCAATACTATATTGCTAGTGATCTATAATTATTTTCTATGCATCAAAGAAATGTACTTTGAAGCCAgtacatttatatatacacCGTAAGAGAAAGAATGGATATTTTAAACTTTGTTAATTTTAGACAAAGACATGTCTTTTATCATATCTGTTAACAGTTGACTGTGATCCCTGAATAACACACTCTGATAAAACTCTTCTGTGCTATACAAAAACGCAGACATGGCTTTTTTGTTGGAATTTTGATAAACTATTTTAGTTTATATAATATAAGTGTGTTGTATTTCAATTCATTGTTGCCATTGGTAAGTCTGAACATTGTACTAGCATTAGGTGCTGTTACACTATGTTTTATTTGGTCACCAGTGCATTCCATGAGACTtccagatatatatatatgaacttatatatttaatatttgccCTACTGTTGCAATAACGCATGTAATTCAATTTGTCTATAAAACTGTCATCTGTACTTGGAATAGATTTGGTGAATAAATATAGTTActgttaaaaaatgttgttttttcattttgtgttcccCAACATATcataagtatatatatataaattaattgTCTCACTTTTTACAAAGCTGGTAATACAAAAGAGCACAGTCAAGTGGTTTTGGCTTACATACATCAATCAGTTTAACTGCCACACAATGATTATCAGATTGGTTTTTATTAGCTGGAATATGCCATCCTCTATCACTTTGGTCCACGTGATAAAGAGTCGATAACTTTGCAATGTGTTCAACCTTGGAATACAGGTATTTTCACGGTTAGGTCTATGTGCGGCTGGAGTGAAAATCAGTCATGCACTGGACATGAACAAAATTAATTCCACATTGACGATATTGGAAATACAAGGTGTTAGTTTATGAATGAGATAGTATGAAAGTCTGATCAACCACAGTATAAAGGATAGCtagctgtttttttaaccttttgtaGCTAATAAACATCCTACATATTACATTATTAAGGCACTTATTAGTCACAGATTACTTATTTGCCTGCACTGAATAACCTGTGCTTCAGTACGTTATTACAACAGTACTACGCGACTAACAGGTCATCTCTAGCGCAAAGTGGTCTTGTTGCTTCTTACCGTATTAACAAATGTTTCTGCTAAACCGGGACATTACTATAAGGGAACCTATTCTGATAGCATTCAAGTTTGGTTAGAACACAGTTGTCAGTCTGTAGCTGGAAGGTGGATAAATTAGAACTGATGACTGCCCAGACCTTTAATTTTCAGGTTTTACTTTAGTTTACCAATGAATATCTGGCGCGAATATAGCGGTCTTCAATAGAAACCGTTAAGGTTCGCAAAATACTTAGACATAGAGAAATTTTAAACACGAATTACGACACACTTTTCAAAGACAAAACTTTAGGCATGATCCATTTTCAATAGTTCTAGCCATCACACTATTTTCTCTATGAACAGCTGCTCTCGCCTTCATGCCCGGCTCTAGTTGTCAGCAGCAGCCTGGCTGTGTGAATGAAGCGGGTCACTTTGTGTCAACCAAAACGAAAAGTGTTCCCAGCGCATTTGTGAAAATCCTGACTGAATCTGATGGGGTTCTGAGTTGAACCGACGCTTAACAACTCTTGACCCTTTTAGGGCTTGTTTggtgagctgtttttttttaaagttgctcattattggaataaaaaaaaaacaggaattaaaTTAGTCCTAAAAAAAACTCCGTgctgtcatgctcacatgagcCACGGGACACCGCGATAAGTTCGTTCCAGCGCGTTCGAAATTTTGCATGCGCTTTGAAAGACAAATTTCTTTTAAGACTGGTAGAGGCGCTTGGGTACCGACAGGCTGATTGAGCGAGTTAATTGATACTTGTGATTGTGAGAGTTTTTAAATAGCTGTTGATCAGGTTCAGTCGTACAGAGTTAGGGAAAGGTGTGCGTCTCGGCATGTCCGGAAACATTTGGACGGCTTTGTGTTGCTGTCAGAAAGGCCAGGACAAAGGTTTGGATTGTAAATTTAATTCGACATATATTTTATGTCCTGTTGTTTTGCTCTCATATTTGCTTATCCAAGGCCTTTTGCAAACCTCCCCAGATGGCCAACAGCAGGCgggggaaaagaaaaacaacgaAACGCTACGAAAGGTCGAGAATACTGAAGTAAGGCTGAATCTTCCAATGTGTTCTGAATCAGAGATGTTTTTACCAATGCCAAGTCAAATATTGCGTGTGGCCATAAAGAGAGCTTTCCGAGTCAGAGAagatttctctctcttttttttctcccttttcagCGCGATCCGGTTGTTCATCAAGTTGCGCACGTGAATATTGGCTATCTGTCCGCGGTGTTTGATCAGAAGGAAAGCTTGTCTAGCCAGGAAGGTAGGCGTCCTGCAGTGGTGTGCCATTGCGTTACTGattctttcacatttaataCTTAACGCGTTCACAAAAGTGGTTTAATGTCGACGCCATCGACGATCAGTTTAAACAGGCATCGAGGGCTTCGGTTCCATATGCCACCGCCCCTCCGTTTGTTTAAAAAGTTATAAACCTTTTGAATTTTAACCTACATCAATAACGCAGGATTGTTCTCTCCGTTGACGCCTTTTTTTTTAGATTCGCGAGGGCGTCTGGAGTCCACCGAACACCAACAGGATGAAGTGGCCGTGAGCGAGGCTGAAGAGCGAGGGGTGCTGGGTTTCCCGGGACAGGTAAAGGTGTTCTGGGGCTCCAGAATGAGTCCAGCTCCTTCACacgcttttttttcctgtgagtTTGCAGAATCCTAGAGCTAGCCAAAAGAGCAGTTTCTAGTGTGAAACAGGCATCCCACCCTGGGCAGAGATAACCTTGATCATCTTTTTCTTCTGAAGGATGTGTTCAAAGCTGGGATCTTCTGTACTGTGTAAAGGCAAATATGCGATTTCAAATTAAAGGCCATGCACTTGGTATGTGCAAAGTACATCACTCTTGATGTATTGCACTTGGTGTGTTTGAAGTTTTTCCATGTAACGCCAGTAACTCGTGGAAAAAACCCTGCTGACTGCAAAGCGTCACACCTTCATACAATACTACGCCTTTTCTGTGCCTGTGATCAGTTCTGTATGCTTTCGTTGTACAAATAAGGAATATTCAAATGGGAAATGCTGTGTGGAACAGACACCCCCCTGCTGTATCATTACAGATCTATTTTGATTAAACACTTCCAGTTAATCCTATTAGGTTAGTTAAGGGCGCACTATGTAAGAGAGCTGAGGGAAAGCCAGGAGGCTTGTGGGTCCCCAGTTTTTGGAATCCCTGCTGTTTTAGGAGGCACCTAAAGTTTGAACTAAAGCTGATGTAGTGAACATCTTCCCCCTTGAATACACTGCATACTGACCAGCTCAAAACCATCTTCGTGTTTAACGGCTTTTTGATGTAGGAAAGGTTTGGCTGGACTTGACACTGGTAGGGTTTCAGATGATGTTGAGTGGAGCTGTTTGTCAGGTGGCTGAGGGGGAAGGCCCTGGGACGCTCAGCTGTAGATTGATACTTTATTGTCCACTGctgtggaaatttgtctttggcttcTCCCACAGAAGTACAAAACATTCAAGCAAAATATTGGGGTCACATGAAATCACAACAACAGTATGTGATGTGTAAATAGTTGGATGGATAGATGGGGGGGATACATTTTAATACCTTCATTGAGTAGTTTTATTGCAGAGGGGACAAAGGACTATGTGACATTCTGAAAGGTGTCTCTCTCCACCCTCTCTTCCTCTGCAGAGCGGCTGGACTGGACCAGCAGTGCTCAGCTCAGAAGAAGACCGAGGCCGAGGCTACAGGCTGATCAAACAGCAGCTGGCAGTGGCAGAGAGGGAGAAACGCGAGCTGGAAAAACAGGTGCACCAGGCTAACCAGAGTGTCCGGGACCTCAAACACGagggtaagttttttttttttatgattaggGGCTTCAGACCCACATTCTAGGACATAACCCTGGAATTAAATGAATCGTCGATAACGATAAGATATTTAACCCTCCCAAGTGCAGTATCTCCTGACACCACGAAAGGGACCCTCTCCCACCCTTTTGTTCTGGCTGTGCTATTAAACTGTCTAGAAGTCTAAAACTTTTAATCTTGAATGATTCTTTTTTAAGCTAATGACTTGTTTGCAGTTACAGTGCTTTCACTACATGCATGATGCAAACTAGAACAAATAAAATTCCTCAGGACTGTCTCTAGAATACACTTTCCTACAGTACCTCCTTTGTCTCTTTTTCATCCCTAGCGCCCGTAAGGACATGTACCAGGTGGGGCCTGAAATTGTGACTACTGGAACTATGCAGTCAGTCAAAAGAGGGGCCTGAATATAGATATGGTCATCATGTTAGTCTAGATCATGTCactgagtttttttaaaacaatattaacaCCCCGCCCCCCTTCCTCCATCCATTCATCCCTTtactaactgctttatccagtttgGGCTCACATGGGtaccggagcctatcctggcaggcAGTGGGCGCAAGACGGGGTACACCTGGGCAGACACGCAGACACATAcagttcccagaagccaatgaaaataccagcatgcctttggactgtaggaacAAACCAGAGAACTGGAGGAAGCACACATAGACACGGGGAAAACAGAAGGGATCAGTTCCTGGGGCGCTCAGGCCCcaatgctgtgaggcagcaatctGAAcccctgcaccactgtgctgccctaatGCCCAACTGCCCCTGCCACGGCACCTTTCCATGGAGACCTTCCATAGTGTCGTGTTTTTGAAGCTGCagtctgctctctgtctgtgtcactCAAGCTTGCCATTCTCTCCTTTTAGTTGCTGTTTTACAGAAACGTCTCCAGCTGGTGGAGAACCCACCACACACCCTGTCGCCTCCCAGACCGCCCACCCCACCCCCTCTGcccactcctcctcctcttctccacCCCCTCAGGTGAGACAGCTTTGACTGGGTCATAAACCCAGAGCTTGGGGAAAACTCTCCTCCTGACAGGTGTCCTTTGGAACAGAATGTTACAGTCTCCAGGTAACATTCACACATCATTTCTGTCATTCACCACTTCTGTATAATGCAGGCTGCTGCTTGGTAAATTAAAACTATGAAGATTTAGAATTTGTCTGGACAACTGGATTGTGTCTGTCACAAAACATGTGTATACACAAAAGACCAATTTGCCCCATTTGGTTCATTTGCTTACtactagctaattgatctgaaaatcttatccagctgtttatTGGCATTTCCATGTGGCTGTTCCAAACTCTCacatccctttgtgtaaagtgccTCTTGGTTCCACTTATACAGAGTAATTTACcataaaagtttaaacagtgaGGACTGTCAGAAGTCAGAATTTCACATAAAGAgtgaagttttgtttttctagacAGACTTGAAgtaacttttctttttaaaaaattggtgTAGCTTGTCTGCTTCACTTGTGACTGTGGTGCTGAAATGCTCAATTCCTTAAGTACTTTTGTCTGTTGCAGATCCTTATTGTCAATCATCCAAAAAAAGAAGGACTCTAAAGAGCAAGACCCATCTTGCACACAGCAAGAAAACTACTCACCAGCCTCGCCTGAAAGAGCTACAAGTGTGTAAACAGCTGGATATCTCAGTGTCAAGATCTGTTTGATGAAATGTTATCACTTTGAAATCTTGTTGTAgacaaaaatgtgaaatgctACTTTTAAATAAGTAGATTTCATCTGCCATTTTGGCTGTGTACATTTTAGAACTTTTCCGATTCATAGATTTACTGATGTTTTATAAACAGTCACCTGAgtgactacagtacatcttagcTTTGTCCTGAATAGAGCCAGTGAACCCATTCtcttcaaagtaaaaaacacgTATTCAtattaaaagcattaaaatcTGAAGTCCGAGTTTTACTATAAACCCAGATGATCTGGCTGTTCTCTTGTAGATGACGTCTCTACCAACCATCAATGCCCTGGCATGAACGAGGTCCTGGAAATGATCAGAAATGGGGTTTCCTTAAGACGTGTTATACAGGTACAAAAGGTAAGACCAAATCATGAATTATGtgaatatttttcacatttgcgTTCATGCAGCTTCATAGTGGCACCTTTATAAAGCTGGCATGCTACTTTTATAAAAGGAAAATGCCCTTTAGAAGATCAGTAGGCAGTGCTGATCATACTGTATACGGACTGGGATGTATGCAGTACTCCTATCTACCGGTAGAGGCCTGTATTTTGTGTACTTTCTGAAGTGCCAGTCTTAAAATATAGGTTATACCCATTTTTATTGAAAGTAGCTGATCCCAGCTTTTTAAATGCCACTGAGATCCAATCTCCCATCCCCATCCAAAAATCTACTGCCCAGTATTTTCCAAAGCTCTGATGCTGTATTGGTTGTGAGCCAGATAACTTTATCTTCTTAACCAAAAGATATTGACCTTATGATGTAGAGCAACGTTTCTTTCCTGctctgaatttgttttaatcAAGTTGCATAAATGTAGAGCCCTGGGGCCTTAAAGATGTGCACCTGACCaaaacatctgcattttttCCCCTCCAGTAAAACTAGGGTTGCTTTGCTTTAGGAGATAGTAGCAGGAGAATATTGTGCGATTCAGTATTCATCCAGTTAACTGgctacttttttaaaatgcgATGAATTTACCAACTCAAATTTGCAAGAGCCGAGGAGAGGCATACTGAGCCCCAGCTGTTTTGTAACTGCCTGGTGCTCGGTTGGCGGATTGCCCAATGAGGACATTCTGCGCTAGATTTTCATTTGAAGCTAGTCTTGGGCATTGTTGGCAGGGATGCTAAAAAACCACTTCTGTGTTCGTTTGGCTCTGTGCTTTTATATTGGCTTGATGTCtgcttaaagaaaatgaaaagggacTGGGAGCCATTTAACTTGCTGCCTGGGGCCTGCAATGACCTTACCTCTCTCTTTGTGCCATTTTTGAGGGGACTTTCAAAGATGTCTGCGACCAAGAGGAGCAACTGGAAGTCAGCAGCAGCTCCGCAGAGCCTGAACTTGAAACCATCcttaaaaggagaaaagaaagTGTGGATCACTTTATCTCAGGTAAATTTGAGATTGATTTACTGTGATTTAAGAAGACCATGTTGCTGTTGCTATCCCAAAATTCAGTCCATGTGTTTAGGGCGTCAATTGTTCTTCattcttttactctttttattttcattgtttctaACTTGGTCTTGGTCAGCCTTCGAATTGCCTGAATTCcagatttttcttttgcatgGCTGGAGCTCAATTCCCCTTCTCCTCCCCTCAGATTGCGGGCCCCCAAGTGTCTTAGCGCTTGGTCACTAGCCGACTGAGACTGGGATTCCCCATGTGGCGCACAATGGGCAGGCTGTCACTGTCAGCAGCGGGTTTTAGTTAGCTAGGTCCCTTGGCAAAACAGCAGCTCCTATGACTTGTCAGATCTTGATCAGGGCTGTGCTGGGCTTCCTGTAAGGATGTGTGGCTGGTGTCATGGCAGGGGCGCATGAAGGACCTGTAGAAGCATGTCTGCAAAGCTTCATTCATCTCCCCTTACGAAACGGCATTAGTTACTGTGGATTAAATTGAAGAAACTTAAGTGAGTGGATGTAAGATGCGTGAAAACTGTATTGTAACACAACCGTACCTCATGTTGTGATGTTATGGGTGCCATTGTCTGGATGATACTATGAGAGAGATGAGCTTATTGTTTAGTCTGCTAAAGATGCCTGTGTGTTAATGTAGCCTTATCTGACTTTGAGGCTCAAATTAAACCTGAATTTACACCCTCCTATCAACAGCTAAGACCAAACCTATGCATTTGATGGCATTTTCCTGTTTTCCTTTGCTAGCAGCTTTCGAGAGATTTTTTTGCCCAAAACCAATGGAAAGCCATCATCAGAAACTGGATTTGGTGTTACAGTATGCGACTGGAAAGTGTCAAATGATTTTTTAGAATCTAAATAcgtttttaaaaaggtttgaaACCATTACTACTTTAAACATCCTCTTTGTTTGAATGGAAGACCTGCAGTAGTGTTACTTTAGGGTATGTAAGAATGTAAGAGGTGACATGCCAGAGAATGCTGTTCATTTGGAAGCTAGGAGCTaagtgatccaaggatctcattcaggtGTTTCTTGACAGAAGCCAGGGAATCAGAAACATGGCTGGATGTCCTTTTGCATGCACCCACAACTCCTTGCTTAAGGATATGCTTTCTATTCTTTTTGAAACACTTCATAGTTCTTTTATGCCCCTTGGTGTGTTTCAGTGTTAAAATTGGTGAGACTTTCTTTTGAACAGTCGGTCTTGCTGCAGTATTGCCGCTTTGAAAGTCACCGTCCTCATTAGCATACTGATTTATGGGCAGATGGCTCTTTTGAAGAGGATTCTGCAGAGGACACTGGTCAGCGCAGGCTGGACATGCCGGCCAATAGCTCCCAAGTCAGGAAGAATCCTGGAAAAGAGAACCCTGGCTACGTCTGCCAGGATCAGGCGGAGAGCCAGGAACATGGGAACTCGTGGAGGTAAGAACAGTGTTGAACATAAGGCTCACTATCCCAGCCTGTTACATGAGCTACAGATGTCTGGGATCATGCACTTAATTTCCCTTCAAAATGATATTGAATTTTTAGTTGCAAAATGTTGCAGGTATGAAATGCAAGAGG
This genomic window from Lepisosteus oculatus isolate fLepOcu1 chromosome 2, fLepOcu1.hap2, whole genome shotgun sequence contains:
- the LOC107077601 gene encoding uncharacterized protein isoform X1, encoding MSGNIWTALCCCQKGQDKDGQQQAGEKKNNETLRKVENTERDPVVHQVAHVNIGYLSAVFDQKESLSSQEDSRGRLESTEHQQDEVAVSEAEERGVLGFPGQSGWTGPAVLSSEEDRGRGYRLIKQQLAVAEREKRELEKQVHQANQSVRDLKHEVAVLQKRLQLVENPPHTLSPPRPPTPPPLPTPPPLLHPLRSLLSIIQKKKDSKEQDPSCTQQENYSPASPERATNDVSTNHQCPGMNEVLEMIRNGVSLRRVIQVQKGTFKDVCDQEEQLEVSSSSAEPELETILKRRKESVDHFISDGSFEEDSAEDTGQRRLDMPANSSQVRKNPGKENPGYVCQDQAESQEHGNSWRESVGKHLESNSEAGDEGSTSSTLPVTSPLDVGQVDDLSCPPDPEGHAEPWFEDVASMDPSNMDPETEDHVILGAILSDLMTALKNQDLSDDGTALKDQDDTDTVSKANPHVSPELPEQSQEPQDMNEEEWTDVNLEALLISRSNLCFRKTVDPDEHLECHNIKNNQNNGQLDVLNEISVEDAKQTLPKALEDGDVVSLKEADLVDLDKHITPFLLQNGALMAPPARSSGQHDQGCISSDTAKVLKGDFIEESVDSPQEASLVPRDHQPLKERASFVVGQGDVGSPPQTTLPAHVKNQNVKRPCNSPHCYLPGTDLLPALEDERDSTDSDIPVFFC
- the LOC107077601 gene encoding uncharacterized protein isoform X3, whose amino-acid sequence is MSGNIWTALCCCQKGQDKDGQQQAGEKKNNETLRKVENTERDPVVHQVAHVNIGYLSAVFDQKESLSSQEDSRGRLESTEHQQDEVAVSEAEERGVLGFPGQSGWTGPAVLSSEEDRGRGYRLIKQQLAVAEREKRELEKQVHQANQSVRDLKHEVAVLQKRLQLVENPPHTLSPPRPPTPPPLPTPPPLLHPLRSLLSIIQKKKDSKEQDPSCTQQENYSPASPERATNDVSTNHQCPGMNEVLEMIRNGVSLRRVIQVQKMSATKRSNWKSAAAPQSLNLKPSLKGEKKVWITLSQMALLKRILQRTLVSAGWTCRPIAPKSGRILEKRTLATSARIRRRARNMGTRGGNRWESTLNPTVRLETRAAPAAPSLSRLHWTLVKWMISPVLLIQKAMLNHGSKMWLQWTPVIWTLRQRIMSSLERFLAI
- the LOC107077601 gene encoding uncharacterized protein isoform X2, coding for MSGNIWTALCCCQKGQDKDGQQQAGEKKNNETLRKVENTERDPVVHQVAHVNIGYLSAVFDQKESLSSQEDSRGRLESTEHQQDEVAVSEAEERGVLGFPGQSGWTGPAVLSSEEDRGRGYRLIKQQLAVAEREKRELEKQVHQANQSVRDLKHEVAVLQKRLQLVENPPHTLSPPRPPTPPPLPTPPPLLHPLRSLLSIIQKKKDSKEQDPSCTQQENYSPASPERATNDVSTNHQCPGMNEVLEMIRNGVSLRRVIQVQKGTFKDVCDQEEQLEVSSSSAEPELETILKRRKESVDHFISDGSFEEDSAEDTGQRRLDMPANSSQVRKNPGKENPGYVCQDQAESQEHGNSWRESVGKHLESNSEAGDEGSTSSTLPVTSPLDVGQVDDLSCPPDPEGHAEPWFEDVASMDPSNMDPETEDHVILGAILSDLMTALKNQDLSDDGTALKDQDDTDTNGALMAPPARSSGQHDQGCISSDTAKVLKGDFIEESVDSPQEASLVPRDHQPLKERASFVVGQGDVGSPPQTTLPAHVKNQNVKRPCNSPHCYLPGTDLLPALEDERDSTDSDIPVFFC